A window of the Juglans microcarpa x Juglans regia isolate MS1-56 chromosome 5D, Jm3101_v1.0, whole genome shotgun sequence genome harbors these coding sequences:
- the LOC121265599 gene encoding CBL-interacting serine/threonine-protein kinase 23, protein MASRSSNSNRTRVGKYELGRTLGEGNFAKVKFARNVVSGENVAIKILDKEKVLKHKMIGQIKREISTMKLIRHPNVIRMYEVMASKMKIYIVLEFVTGGELFDKIASKGRLKEDEARKYFQQLINAVDYCHSRGVFHRDLKPENLLLDANGVLKVSDFGLSALPQQVREDGLLHTTCGTPNYVAPEVINNKGYDGAKADLWSCGVILFVLMAGYLPFEESNLMALYKKIFKADFTCPPWFSSSAKKLIKRVLDPNPSTRITIAEVIENEWFKKGYKPPSFEQADVSLADVDGIFNEIGDSGELIVERREEGQPVAPVTMNAFELISTSQGLNLSTLFEKQMGLIKRETRFTSKSPAKEIISKIEEAAMPLGFGVKKNNYKLKLQGEKTGRKGHLSVATEIFEVAPSLYMVEVRKSGGDTLEFHKFYNSLTTGLKDIVWKTGDEAEERKGGDGPDGVVAASK, encoded by the exons ATGGCGTCTCGGTCGAGCAATAGCAACAGGACGCGCGTGGGGAAGTACGAACTGGGTCGGACGTTGGGTGAAGGCAATTTCGCCAAGGTTAAGTTCGCTCGGAATGTCGTTTCCGGCGAGAATGTGGCCATCAAGATTCTCGATAAAGAAAAGGTTCTCAAGCACAAGATGATCGGCCAG ATTAAACGTGAAATTTCAACAATGAAATTGATTAGACACCCAAATGTTATCCGTATGTATGAG GTGATGGCTAGCAAGATGAAGATATacattgttttggaatttgtgaCTGGTGGGGAGCTGTTCGACAAAATT GCAAGTAAGGGGAGGTTGAAGGAAGATGAAGCTAGAAAGTATTTTCAGCAACTTATTAATGCTGTGGATTACTGTCATAGCAGAGGTGTCTTTCATAGAGACCTAAAG CCAGAGAACTTACTGCTTGATGCTAATGGTGTTctcaaagtttcagattttggaTTGAGTGCTCTACCACAACAAGTTCGA GAAGATGGGTTACTTCATACAACATGTGGTACGCCAAATTATGTTGCTCCAGAG GTGATCAACAATAAAGGATATGATGGAGCAAAGGCAGATCTGTGGTCATGTGGTGTGATTCTTTTTGTCTTAATGGCTGGATATTTACCTTTTGAAGAATCCAACCTCATGGCATTATATAAAAAG ATATTCAAGGCCGACTTCACATGCCCTCCATGGTTCTCCTCAAGTGCAAAGAAACTGATCAAAAGAGTCCTGGACCCTAATCCCTCAACA CGAATTACAATTGCTGAGGTCATTGAGAATGAGTGGTTTAAGAAAGGATACAAGCCACCTAGTTTTGAGCAAGCTGATGTTAGTCTCGCCGATGTGGATGGTATTTTCAACGAAATTGGG GATTCTGGAGAGCTTATTGTGGAGAGGCGGGAAGAAGGGCAGCCTGTGGCTCCTGTCACCATGAATGCATTTGAGCTCATCTCTACATCTCAGGGCCTCAACCTCAGCACTCTCTTTGAAAAGCAAATG GGACTTATTAAAAGGGAAACCAGATTCACATCCAAATCTCCTGCTAAAGAGATAATCTCAAAAATCGAGGAAGCTGCAATGCCTCTTGGTTTTGgtgtaaagaaaaataactacAAG TTGAAGCTTCAAGGTGAAAAAACTGGACGTAAAGGTCATTTATCTGTGGCAACAGAG atttttgagGTGGCCCCTTCACTCTACATGGTTGAGGTTCGCAAGTCTGGAGGAGATACTCTAGAATTTCACAAG TTCTATAATAGTCTCACAACTGGGCTGAAAGATATTGTTTGGAAAACTGGGGATGAAGCGGAGGAAAGGAAAGGAG GTGATGGACCTGATGGTGTTGTGGCTGCATCTAAATGA
- the LOC121265600 gene encoding receptor-like protein EIX2, with protein MTLSLDNVGISDTTPNDFWNSCSNIRELYFPNNGICGQIPKNIGELLPKLSYLDFSSNSDWWNSLFYWNVKRIGNSFLQNNHLSGELPPHWKNLSSLSLLDISNNSISGKFPSSMQYLSSLRWLSLSQNHLEGELPSFFRYCTGLRSLDLGENKLFGNLSAWIGESLSSLVRLRLRSNSFEGSIPSQLCLLSGLQILDLADNYLSGGIPPCLGNLSTKTRDEFFLTEVEMLVVMKGKEYLHYLNLFLVYSLDLSNNNLSGEIPDSITSLSKFINMNLSVNHLNGKIPENIGNMHDLESLDLSRNELSGPFPENLSALNFLSHLNLSFNNLSGQVPYEKQLQTLNDPSIYEGNYLLCGPPLPNKCPGSETDPRGSPGEGNGEDDRDRKGILDSPISFYISLAIGFIVGFWGVCGTLIVKTSWRLAYFRSFDHMKDKIYVFIMVKLVPFLRRIKLERR; from the exons ATGACTCTTAGTCTTGACAATGTTGGCATTTCCGACACAACTCCAAACGACTTTTGGAATTCCTGCTCAAATATTAGGGAATTATATTTTCCCAATAATGGAATATGCGGACAG aTCCCTAAAAACATAGGTGAACTATTGCCCAAGTTGTCATATTTGGACTTCTCTTCAAATTCTGACTGGTGGAATTCCCTCTTCTATTGGAATGTTAAAAGAATTGGGAATTCTTTTTTACAAAACAATCATTTATCTGGGGAACTCCCTCCTCATTGGAAGAATTTATCATCGTTATCTCTATTGGACATTTCAAACAATAGCATATCCGGCAAGTTTCCAAGCTCAATGCAATATTTGAGTTCACTACGATGGTTATCATTAAGCCAAAATCATCTTGAAGGGGAGCTTCCTTCCTTCTTTAGATATTGCACAGGCTTGAGAAGCCTCGATCTTGGAGAAAACAAATTGTTTGGAAACCTATCGGCATGGATAGGAGAGAGCTTATCATCTTTAGTGAGGTTGAGACTGAGATCTAACTCTTTTGAGGGGAGCATACCTTCACAATTATGTTTACTTTCAGGTCTTCAGATTTTAGACCTTGCAGACAATTATCTGTCAGGGGGAATCCCTCCATGTCTGGGGAACTTGAGTACTAAAACtagagatgaattttttttgacTGAGGTGGAAATGTTAGTGGTTATGAAAGGTAAAGAATATCTACATTATTTAAATCTCTTTCTTGTTTATTCTTTAGACCTTTCAAACAATAATCTATCAGGAGAAATACCTGACAGTATTACAAGCCTATCCAAGTTTATCAACATGAATTTGTCTGTGAACCATTTGAATGGAAAAATTCCTGAAAATATTGGGAATATGCACGATTTAGAATCGCTTGATCTCTCAAGAAATGAGCTTTCTGGTCCATTCCCAGAAAATTTGTCTGCTTTGAACTTTTTGAGTCACTTGAATTTGTCATTCAACAACTTGTCGGGACAGGTGCCATATGAAAAACAGCTTCAAACACTGAATGACCCATCTATATATGAAGGTAACTATCTACTTTGTGGCCCTCCTCTTCCGAACAAGTGTCCAGGCTCTGAAACTGATCCTAGAGGATCTCCAGGTGAGGGAAATGGAGAAGATGACAGGGACCGAAAGGGAATACTTGATTCACCAATATCATTCTACATTAGTTTGGCAATTGGATTTATAGTTGGATTTTGGGGAGTTTGTGGGACTCTGATTGTTAAAACTTCATGGAGGCTAGCTTACTTTAGAAGCTTTGATCATATGAAAGACAAGATTTATGTTTTCATTATGGTCAAATTGGTTCCCTTTCTAAGGAGGATCAAGTTGGAGAGAAGATGA
- the LOC121265674 gene encoding receptor-like protein EIX1, with amino-acid sequence MKPSQKWLITERRLYKGQVSLIPKRISLAVHASISRAVWLVPTSPLLISFCFSSSSFCWDLLVWNFIKHASCTESLTVKCLEKERKTLLAFKESLTDPSGRLSSWVGENCCTWIGVGCDNRTRHVVKLDLKNPVDPVFDLEAFQKSCLGGKISPSLLDLKLLSYLDLSLNNFNGNNIPTFLGSLESLRYLNLSFSSFGGVITPHLGNLSRLQYLDLNSLSFFGPLSSLEVESLHWLAGFPSLKYLSMSVVSLDKASDWLQAVNVLPSLSELHLGGCGLVSLPQTIYSINFTGLSVLDLSFNNFDSPIPHWLSNLSDLTVLNLDDNSHCGVFSGTTAIFNLHSLRELHLSYNFQLEGQLPSSLGNLTNLRILDLSNNNFIGEIPSSFANLCQLQTFDLKVPTTGSIPSSVGKLSSLQRLDLFGNQMNGSISETIGKLSMLVFLYLDSNFWEGALTEDHFQNLSRLEVMALSVPKSTKWTFVIKVNHDWLPPFKLKRL; translated from the exons ATGAAGCCTTCACAAAAATGGCTTATTACGGAGAGGAGATTGTATAAAg GACAAGTATCCTTAATTCCCAAAAGAATATCATTAGCTGTTCATGCAAGTATTTCAAGAGCAGTATGGCTAGTTCCCACGTCTCCATTGCTCATCtctttctgtttttcttcttcctctttctgtTGGGATCTCCTTGTTTGGAATTTTATTAAACACGCTTCATGCACCGAAAGCCTGACTGTCAAATGCTTAGAGAAGGAGAGGAAAACACTTCTTGCCTTCAAAGAAAGTCTTACAGATCCATCAGGTCGGCTCTCTTCTTGGGTTGGTGAAAATTGCTGTACATGGATAGGCGTTGGTTGTGACAACAGAACAAGACATGTCGTCAAGCTTGACCTCAAAAATCCAGTTGATCCAGTCTTTGACCTCGAAGCTTTCCAGAAATCATGCTTGGGGGGTAAGATAAGCCCTTCTTTACTCGATTTAAAGCTTTTGAGTTACCTAGACCTAAGCCTGAATAATTTTAATGGAAACAATATTCCAACTTTTTTGGGTTCCCTTGAAAGTTTGAGGTATCTTAATCTCTCGTTTTCATCTTTTGGTGGAGTTATTACTCCCCATCTTGGTAATCTATCACGGCTCCAATATCTGGACCTTAATTCACTTTCATTCTTTGGCCCCCTTTCAAGTCTGGAAGTCGAAAGCCTACATTGGCTTGCTGGTTTTCCTTCCCTTAAGTACCTTAGCATGAGTGTGGTAAGCCTCGATAAAGCATCAGATTGGCTACAGGCGGTTAATGTGCTCCCTTCCTTATCGGAGTTACACTTGGGTGGCTGTGGACTTGTTAGTCTTCCTCAAACCATTTACTCTATTAACTTCACAGGGCTTTCTGTCCTTGATCTCTCTTTCAACAATTTTGACTCCCCAATACCTCACTGGCTGTCAAATCTGAGTGACCTTACAGTACTCAATCTTGACGACAACTCCCATTGCGGTGTCTTTTCTGGTACTACTGCAATTTTTAATCTACATTCTTTACGTGAGCTTCATCTTTCATATAATTTCCAACTTGAAGGTCAGTTACCATCTAGTCTGGGAAACCTGACCAACTTGCGTATATTGGATTTATCTAATAACAATTTTATAGGAGAGATACCGAGCTCATTTGCCAACCTTTGCCAATTGCAAACGTTTGATCTAAAAGTTCCAACAAC AGGCTCAATTCCATCTTCTGTTGGGAAATTGTCATCCTTGCAGAGACTTGACCTTTTCGGAAATCAAATGAATGGAAGCATTTCAGAAACAATTGGGAAGCTATCAATGCTGGTTTTCTTGTACTTGGATTCCAATTTTTGGGAAGGTGCCTTAACTGAAGATCATTTTCAGAATCTCTCTCGATTAGAAGTAATGGCTTTGTCTGTTCCAAAATCCACCAAATGGACATttgtcataaaagtaaatcatGATTGGCTTCCTCCTTTTAAGCTTAAGCGTCTCTGA